The Priestia koreensis genomic interval GCACTTTATTGTCAATAAAGTACTCCTGAATATCGCCCATCATTTTAAGCGCAAATTCCGTAGAGAAAATGCACGTATTCTGCCCCTGATCTTCTTTTAAAATATCTGCCTGAACCGTTCCCCTTACAACGTTCAATGTTTGAGAACGAACTTCATGATATTCTTCAGGCGTTAAAATGCGGCCTAACTCCTCTTCCTTCTTCACCACTTGTTGATCAATGGCCGTATTCATGAACATGGCTAAAATGATCGGAGCTGGTCCGTTAATCGTCATCGATACAGATGTAGAAGGGTGGCAGAGATCAAATCCGCTGTAGAGCTTTTTCATGTCATCAAGCGTACACACACTTACGCCACTTTCGCCAATCTTACCAAAAATATCTGGGCGAACAGCAGGATCTTCTCCATATAACGTAACAGAGTCAAACGCCGTACTTAATCGTTTTGCAGCATCATCTTTGGATAAGTAATGGAAGCGGCGATTTGTTCTCTCAGGTGTTCCTTCCCCCGCAAACTGGCGCTTCGGATCTTCACCTTCACGCTTGAATGGGAATACCCCAGCCGTGTAAGGGAATGATCCTGGGACGTTTTCTTTGTACACCCATCGTAAAATTTCACCGTAATCTTTGAAAGGAGGAAGCGCCACTTTCGGAAGCAGTAGACCGGACAGTGTTCTCGTCTTCAGCTTCGTTACGATTTCTTTGTCACGAACTTTTGTGACGAACTCCTCTTTTTCATATTGTGATTTTAGATCGTGCCACCCTTTTAAAATTTTCGCAGAAGCTGGCGTTAGTTTCTCTTGATAGCCTTCTTTTACTTCCTCAAGTGCCTCTACCACTGATGGCTGATCTTTGACTTCCTCAAGAGCTCCTTCAAGTTGGAAAAGTTTTCGTGCGGCATTTGCCTGAACATCCGCATGCTCGTGATAGTGACGAACGGCATCCGATATTTCTCGTAAATAATGCTGACGGTTCGGCGGGATAATCATATTTTGCTTTTCCACTTTATCCGTGCGTTGAAGAGCTGTCTGCCAATTTAAGTTCCACTTTTTATTCATTCGATCAATAAGTTCAACGAACAGCGTATTAACACCCGCGTCATTAAATTGGCTTGCCATCGTTCCGTATACAGGCATTTCTTCAATCCCTTGTTCAAACAGCGTATGATTGCGCTGATATTGCTTTTGAACCTGTCTCTTCGCATCCTCAGAGCCTTTTTTCTCAAACTTATTGATGACCACAAGATCCGCATAGTCGATCATCTCAATTTTCTCAAGCTGTGAAGGTGCACCGAATTCACTTGTCATTACGTATAAAGCCATATCACAAACATCTTTAATTTGAGCATCCGCCTGACCAATTCCACTCGTTTCAACGACCACGATATCAAAGCCTGCTGCTTTGACAATCGAAATCACGTCCTGAATCGCCACAGACAGCTCATTCCCTGAGCTTCTTGTCGCCAAGCTTCTCATATATACTCTAGAAGTCGAGACAGCATTCATGCGAATACGATCTCCAAGAAGCGCACCGCCTGTTTTTTGCTTCGTTGGGTCAATCGAAATAATCGCCACATTCAGTCCATCTACATCATATAGAAAGCGACGCAATAGCTCATCTGTCAGCGAGCTTTTACCTGCTCCACCCGTTCCCGTAATACCGATAACAGGAATGTTGTTCTTTTGATCGCGTACTTTTTCTTTAATTTGCTCAAGACCCACTGCAAGCTCTTTCGTACCAGCATGCTGATTTTCAGCCAACGTAATAAGCTTTGCGATATCGCGGTGACTAGCTGGTGTTAACCCATTAAGATCCTGCGGCATATCCGTTAACGTCGAAAAGTTACATTCTTCAATCATTTGATCAATCATACCTTGAAGGCCTAGCTGTCTTCCGTCCTCAGGTGAAAAGATTCGAGCAATCCCATAACGATGAAGCTCATCAATCTCTTTCGGAATGATAACCCCACCGCCACCTCCGTAAATGCGAATATGAGGCGCTCCTTTTTCCTGTAGAAGATCATGCATATATTTAAAGAATTCCACGTGTCCACCTTGGTAAGATGAAATCGCAATTCCTTGTACATCCTCTTGGATAGCTGCATTTACAATATCTTCAACAGAGCGGTTATGACCGAGGTGAATAACCTCGGCGCCACTCGCTTGAAGGATTCGGCGCATAATATTAATTGATGCATCATGTCCATCAAACAGACTAGAAGCAGTGACAAAGCGTATCGGTTGTTTTAACGTTGCATTACTCAACGAGATGCCCCCCTTAAATTTGACGTTCGATTGAAAAACCTTGCAGTAAAAACTTCGTTTGCATAGTCGTATATTCTTCTAGTGAATATAACTTTTGCAGACTCCACCTTCTAAATGCCCACATCTGACCTTGAACAAAAATATGGTGTGCCAACAGCTCAACTTCTTTTTCTTCTAAGTCCATGTATCCGTTCTTAACGCATCCTGCAATAATCTCTTCAAAAATCGTGACCATTTCAACTTCTTTTTTTAGTACGTAAGGCAAGGCATCTTTTGATAGCGACTTAACCTCCTGATACATGACAAGTACTTCATCCTGCATTTCATCCACAACTTTAAAATAGTTTTCAATTGCCTGCTTTAAGTTGTCGATGGAATAATTCTCTTTGCAGATCACTTTTTCTAAACGACCTCTTACTTGATCATAAATACTGTCACATACTAAATACAAAACGTCTTCTTTTGTTTTAATATATTCGTACAGAGTTCCGATGCTGAACCCTGATGATTTCGCAATTTCTCGTGTAGTGGTGCGATGGAAGCCTTTCTTCTTAATGAGAGTAACAGCTCCCTTAACCATTTGGTCACGCCTTTTTTCAATAAGACGCTGATCCTTAACAGATGCATGTACTTCTCGTTTCCTTGTCATAATTCATCTCCTAGTTATTTA includes:
- a CDS encoding TetR/AcrR family transcriptional regulator, whose translation is MTRKREVHASVKDQRLIEKRRDQMVKGAVTLIKKKGFHRTTTREIAKSSGFSIGTLYEYIKTKEDVLYLVCDSIYDQVRGRLEKVICKENYSIDNLKQAIENYFKVVDEMQDEVLVMYQEVKSLSKDALPYVLKKEVEMVTIFEEIIAGCVKNGYMDLEEKEVELLAHHIFVQGQMWAFRRWSLQKLYSLEEYTTMQTKFLLQGFSIERQI
- the icmF gene encoding fused isobutyryl-CoA mutase/GTPase IcmF, with product MSNATLKQPIRFVTASSLFDGHDASINIMRRILQASGAEVIHLGHNRSVEDIVNAAIQEDVQGIAISSYQGGHVEFFKYMHDLLQEKGAPHIRIYGGGGGVIIPKEIDELHRYGIARIFSPEDGRQLGLQGMIDQMIEECNFSTLTDMPQDLNGLTPASHRDIAKLITLAENQHAGTKELAVGLEQIKEKVRDQKNNIPVIGITGTGGAGKSSLTDELLRRFLYDVDGLNVAIISIDPTKQKTGGALLGDRIRMNAVSTSRVYMRSLATRSSGNELSVAIQDVISIVKAAGFDIVVVETSGIGQADAQIKDVCDMALYVMTSEFGAPSQLEKIEMIDYADLVVINKFEKKGSEDAKRQVQKQYQRNHTLFEQGIEEMPVYGTMASQFNDAGVNTLFVELIDRMNKKWNLNWQTALQRTDKVEKQNMIIPPNRQHYLREISDAVRHYHEHADVQANAARKLFQLEGALEEVKDQPSVVEALEEVKEGYQEKLTPASAKILKGWHDLKSQYEKEEFVTKVRDKEIVTKLKTRTLSGLLLPKVALPPFKDYGEILRWVYKENVPGSFPYTAGVFPFKREGEDPKRQFAGEGTPERTNRRFHYLSKDDAAKRLSTAFDSVTLYGEDPAVRPDIFGKIGESGVSVCTLDDMKKLYSGFDLCHPSTSVSMTINGPAPIILAMFMNTAIDQQVVKKEEELGRILTPEEYHEVRSQTLNVVRGTVQADILKEDQGQNTCIFSTEFALKMMGDIQEYFIDNKVRNYYSVSISGYHIAEAGANPISQLAFTLANGFTYVEYYLSRGMNIDDFAPNLSFFFSNGLDSEYTVIGRVARRIWAVVMKNKYGANERSQKLKYHVQTSGRSLHAQEIDFNDIRTTLQALMALHDNCNSLHTNAYDEAITTPTEESVRRAMAIQLIITKEHGLTKNENPLQGSFIIEELTDLVEEAVLQEFERMNDRGGVLGSMEMQYQRGKIQDESMDYEMKKHTGELPIIGVNTYMNPNPPSAEEMNEIQIARASNEEKQYQIDQLQLFHKAHEEKTEVALQRLKEAARQNHNIFAELMETVKVASLGQITRALYEVGGQYRRNM